The Rubrobacter tropicus nucleotide sequence ACGCCCCGGCGAACGGCGGGCTTCCGCGGGCGGCCGGCGTCGAGTTCGAGGACGGCCTGAACGGGGGCGTGTACAAGGCCTTCGCGCCCGTGACGGTCAACGTGGCCGGGCCGTGGGTCGACCGGGTGCTCGCCGGCTCGGGCACGTTCGGGATGGACCCGCAGGAGAGCAAGGAGGACGAGGGGAAGATGATCGGGGGCACAAAGGGCTCGCACCTGATAGTCGACCCCTTCCCCGGCGCCCCCCAGGACGCCCTGTACGTCGAGGCCCGCCGGGACGGGCGGCCTTACTTCATAGTCCCGTGGAACGGCCGCTACCTCATCGGCACCACCGACTTCCGCTACAGGGACGACCTCGACCACGTCTCCGCCAACGACGAGGAGATGGACTACCTCATAGACGAGACGAACGCCGTCGTGCCGACGGCCAACCTGACCAGGGAGAACGTGCTCTTCACGTACTCGGGCGTCAGGCCGCTCCCGTTCAAGCCCGAGGGTTCGGAGAGTTCGATCACGCGCAGCCACGTCGTCTACGACCACGCCACGGGCCGCTCCGCCGCCGGCGGCCGGCTCACGGTCGAGGGCGCCGGCCCCAAGGCCGACGGCCTCGTCTCCATAGTAGGTGGCAAGCTGACGACCTACCGGAACCTCGCCCGCCAGACGGTCGACGTCGCCTACAAGAAACTCGGCCGGAGCGCCCCCGCCTGCGTCACCGACAAGGTCCCGCTCCCCGGCGGGGCCGTCGACGACTTCGAGAACTTCTCCGCCGAGTTCAAGGCGACGAGCGGGCTCACCGATGAGCTCTCCGAGAGGCTCCTCAGGCTCTACGGCGTCCGCGCGCCCGAGGTGCTGGACGAGGCCGGCGACGACCCGTCCCTCCGCGTCTCGCTCGCCCCCGACCCGGCCGTCGAGACGGGCCTGATGGGGTGCGAGGTCCTCTACGCCTTCAGGCGGGAGATGGCCGAGACCCTGGCCGACGCCCTTCTCAGGCGCACCATGGTGGGCCTCGGCCCGAACGTGGCGCTGGACGTGGACGAGGCGGCGGCGAAGGTCGCGGTCGAGCACCTCGGCTGGACCGAGGATCGCGCCAGAGAGGAGGTCGAGAACTACCGTAGGTACATCGAGCGCTACAGACCCAAGCGTTTCCGCGAGCGAGAGCCGGCGTAAGGAGGCTTCGGGTTACGGGCATCAGGCCGCCTCCTCCGGAGGCTCTCGGCTTCAGAGATGGGAGGTCGGGACCTCGTCCCGAACGCTGCCCCCGTAGCCTGAAACCTGATGCCTTTCAGTTCACGTTTATCCGGGGGCCGCGGGGGTACGATTGGACCGTAACGCCCGAAACGTTCTAGCAGGAGGTTCCGACCAGTGGAGACCAATCGAGGCAGCGAGGGCATCCTCTCTGAGGAGCTCGCCGACAGGCGCGACGCAATCGTCGAGCTTCTGAAGACCGCCTACTTCATGGAGCTCGAGACGGTGATGAACTACGTCACCAACTCCATCAACCCCGACGGTGTGCGGGCGCAGGAGGTCAAGGAGAACATCGAGGAGGACATCCAGGAGGAGCTGGGGCACGCGCAGCAGATCGCGGCGCGCATCAAGGAGCTCTACGGCGTGGTGCCGGGCTCGATGGACTTCAAGGCCGTGCAGGAGAAGCTGCAGCCGCCGGAGGACCAGATCGACGTGGTCCACGTCATAAAGGGCGTCATCGACGCCGAAGACGGGGCCATCCAGCACTACACCCGCATCGTCGAGGAGACGGAGGAGGTCGACCCCGTCACCAACGACATGTTTATCGCCATCCTCCACGACGAGCAGGGTCACCGCCGCCTCTTCGAGGGCTTCCTGCGCGAGTACGAGGCCGAAGGGCTCGCGTAGAGGCGCCCGAAAACTCCGAGGGCACCACCCGGGGGGCCCGGCCGTGATGCGGCCGGGCCCCCTCGTCGTGGGCGGGTTTCGCGGGGATGGGGGGCTGCGATATAATCCGGTTCGTCACGTGATGGAAGAGATTTATCCGAACCGGCCTCTACCCGCCCCGCGTACCCGCGCCGGGACGAGAAAACACACTTGGACGAAACCCTCTTAACCTGGCTTAACCTCTTAACGGCCCTGGTTCTCGTGGGCCTCAACGCCTTTTTCGTCGCGGCGGAGTTTGCCCTCGTCAGGGTGCGGGAGTCGCGCATCGTACAGTTGGAGCAGGAAGGTAGCGCGCGGGCCGGGGTCGTGCGCCAG carries:
- a CDS encoding glycerol-3-phosphate dehydrogenase/oxidase, with amino-acid sequence MNRQIPNDIGDYPFDLVVIGAGINGSGIARDAAMRGLKVLLLDKGDISDGTTQWSTRLIHGGLRYLEHYEVHLVRESLAEREKLLHIAPHLVKPLRFVVPIYERSKRGPGLIRLGMIGYDTLSFDKSVPNHKMLSREEALERYPGLNPEGLLGAATYYDGQVEYAERIAVENAVSAREHGATVITHAEVKRLLFDAPANGGLPRAAGVEFEDGLNGGVYKAFAPVTVNVAGPWVDRVLAGSGTFGMDPQESKEDEGKMIGGTKGSHLIVDPFPGAPQDALYVEARRDGRPYFIVPWNGRYLIGTTDFRYRDDLDHVSANDEEMDYLIDETNAVVPTANLTRENVLFTYSGVRPLPFKPEGSESSITRSHVVYDHATGRSAAGGRLTVEGAGPKADGLVSIVGGKLTTYRNLARQTVDVAYKKLGRSAPACVTDKVPLPGGAVDDFENFSAEFKATSGLTDELSERLLRLYGVRAPEVLDEAGDDPSLRVSLAPDPAVETGLMGCEVLYAFRREMAETLADALLRRTMVGLGPNVALDVDEAAAKVAVEHLGWTEDRAREEVENYRRYIERYRPKRFREREPA
- a CDS encoding ferritin-like domain-containing protein; this translates as METNRGSEGILSEELADRRDAIVELLKTAYFMELETVMNYVTNSINPDGVRAQEVKENIEEDIQEELGHAQQIAARIKELYGVVPGSMDFKAVQEKLQPPEDQIDVVHVIKGVIDAEDGAIQHYTRIVEETEEVDPVTNDMFIAILHDEQGHRRLFEGFLREYEAEGLA